A stretch of the Veillonella parvula DSM 2008 genome encodes the following:
- a CDS encoding CapA family protein has translation MYIGADLVPTDINKTLFENGNGEAFVGKELYEILKQSDLNVFNLEVPLTDIETPIVKFGNNLIAPTKTINGYKALEPLFLTLANNHSLDQGVEGLTTTLNLLKQHKIAHAGAGANLKEAKKPFIFEKDNVRIGFYLCTENEFTIATCHTMGANPFDVLESFDEVKVLKAQCDYVIVLYHGGKEFYRYPSPMLQKYCHKFVDSGANLVICQHNHCVGSREDYQGGTIIYGQGNFIFNSDFYVNHQEFVKDAILVTIDVTKDDFVVSELPIRRTDNGTRLATEVEATETLEAYRKRSEEIKDPHFVTQAYKAFADTHVKRYLREFLGRSFIVRAINALLGRKLVELILGKMSYLAIQNYLECEAHHELFLRGIKNINKK, from the coding sequence ATGTACATCGGGGCTGATTTAGTTCCTACGGATATTAATAAAACATTATTTGAAAACGGTAATGGAGAAGCTTTTGTAGGAAAAGAGCTTTATGAAATTTTGAAGCAATCGGATTTAAATGTTTTCAATTTAGAGGTTCCTCTTACTGATATAGAGACACCCATCGTAAAATTTGGTAATAATTTAATTGCGCCTACAAAAACAATTAATGGATATAAGGCATTAGAGCCGTTATTTTTAACACTGGCTAATAACCACTCCTTAGATCAAGGGGTGGAAGGGTTGACGACAACATTAAATTTGTTGAAGCAGCATAAGATTGCTCATGCTGGAGCTGGAGCTAATTTGAAAGAGGCTAAGAAGCCATTTATCTTTGAAAAAGATAATGTACGTATTGGATTTTATCTTTGTACAGAGAACGAGTTTACTATAGCTACTTGTCATACAATGGGGGCTAATCCTTTTGATGTGCTAGAAAGCTTTGACGAAGTGAAAGTTTTAAAGGCACAATGCGACTACGTCATTGTTCTATATCACGGCGGCAAGGAATTCTATCGCTATCCATCTCCTATGCTACAGAAATATTGCCATAAATTTGTCGATAGTGGAGCGAATCTCGTTATCTGTCAACATAATCATTGTGTAGGGTCTCGCGAAGATTACCAGGGGGGCACTATCATTTATGGACAGGGAAACTTTATTTTTAACTCTGACTTTTATGTAAATCATCAGGAATTTGTGAAAGATGCAATACTAGTTACTATAGACGTAACTAAGGATGATTTTGTGGTGTCTGAATTGCCTATTCGTAGAACCGATAATGGTACACGACTAGCCACAGAAGTTGAAGCTACAGAAACATTAGAGGCTTATAGAAAACGTAGTGAAGAAATTAAAGACCCTCACTTTGTGACTCAAGCTTATAAGGCCTTTGCTGATACACATGTAAAACGTTATTTGCGTGAGTTTTTAGGTAGATCATTTATTGTACGCGCTATTAATGCTTTATTGGGCCGAAAATTGGTAGAACTTATTTTGGGCAAAATGAGTTATTTAGCAATACAAAATTATTTGGAATGTGAAGCTCATCATGA
- a CDS encoding NAD-dependent epimerase/dehydratase family protein, whose protein sequence is MSNSVIQRELTALVQEKNYFHFLRHQRILITGATGLIGSMFIKLLILANETHDLDLKVIGHVRSHEKAKNILGEYLDNKSLTIVDGSLESIDVPCDYILHGAAPTQSKFFVEYPVETIRTSIYGTEAMLELGRRQKVKKLVYLSSMEQYGVPYESGQVMTEERIGYLDHLNVRSSYSESKRLCECYCKSYAVEYGVPVVIARLAQTFGPGVPVADNRVFMQFTKSAIKKEAIILHTKGDSMSNYCYITDALTGLLTLLKAGVPGEAYNVCHDEETRSIASIAHLVATHVSNDKSEVIFDIPNDVQGFGYAPTVHMFLSSKKLKSLGWQPKVSMAQAYVRLAEYIQEEGL, encoded by the coding sequence ATGAGTAATTCCGTTATTCAACGCGAGTTAACGGCTTTAGTACAGGAAAAAAATTACTTTCATTTCCTCCGTCATCAACGCATTCTTATAACTGGTGCAACGGGGCTTATTGGATCTATGTTTATAAAATTACTTATACTTGCCAATGAGACTCATGACCTGGATTTAAAAGTGATTGGTCATGTGCGAAGCCATGAAAAGGCAAAAAATATTCTTGGTGAGTATTTAGACAATAAGTCGTTAACCATAGTAGATGGCTCATTAGAATCTATTGATGTGCCATGTGATTATATTTTGCATGGTGCTGCACCGACACAGTCTAAGTTTTTTGTAGAATATCCAGTAGAAACTATCCGTACCTCTATTTATGGTACGGAGGCCATGCTTGAGTTAGGTCGCCGTCAAAAGGTAAAGAAACTAGTTTACTTATCCAGTATGGAGCAATATGGGGTACCTTATGAGTCTGGCCAAGTTATGACAGAGGAAAGAATAGGCTATTTGGATCATCTAAACGTTCGTAGCTCCTACTCCGAAAGTAAAAGACTTTGTGAATGTTATTGCAAGTCCTATGCTGTGGAGTATGGCGTTCCTGTTGTAATAGCTAGACTAGCTCAAACTTTTGGGCCAGGTGTTCCAGTAGCTGATAATCGCGTTTTTATGCAGTTCACTAAGAGTGCTATTAAAAAAGAAGCCATTATACTTCATACAAAGGGCGATTCTATGTCGAATTATTGCTATATTACTGATGCCTTAACTGGGCTTTTAACTCTTTTAAAAGCAGGGGTACCTGGTGAAGCATATAATGTTTGTCATGATGAGGAGACGCGTTCTATTGCAAGCATTGCTCATTTAGTGGCAACTCATGTTAGCAATGATAAGAGTGAAGTCATCTTTGATATTCCAAACGATGTGCAAGGGTTTGGCTATGCACCGACAGTGCATATGTTCTTAAGTTCTAAGAAGTTAAAATCCCTAGGTTGGCAACCTAAGGTATCAATGGCACAAGCCTATGTAAGACTGGCAGAATATATCCAAGAGGAAGGCTTATGA
- a CDS encoding ATP-grasp fold amidoligase family protein: protein MKFSKLFRVGMSFLTKPYYRTRVLIKSGYYDSLSDEDFLKKVFPKYMGYPLDLENPKTFSEKLQWLKVNFRDPIQTVMVDKHEAKHLIAQRVGNQYIIPTISVWNSVDDIDLDRLPNQFVLKCTHDSGGIVICKDKSTLDWEAAKAKLRTFLKRDYSRIAREWPYKNVPRRIIGEEYLSELGSNDILDYKMYCFHGEPKLTVVCSNRFSKTGTRMNFYDIDWNPMGIHFGHYPPLPTEFPKPDTYGEMQQVAMELSKGCPFLRVDFYEIKGHIFIGELTFFPGAGFERFRPMSKDYELGEWLHLENVHRG, encoded by the coding sequence ATGAAGTTCAGCAAACTGTTTAGGGTCGGTATGTCCTTTTTAACAAAACCTTACTATCGAACGAGAGTATTAATTAAATCGGGTTATTATGACTCTTTGTCTGATGAAGACTTTTTGAAGAAGGTATTTCCTAAGTATATGGGATACCCTTTAGATTTAGAAAATCCAAAAACTTTCAGCGAAAAGTTACAATGGCTTAAGGTTAATTTTAGAGACCCAATACAAACAGTGATGGTTGATAAACATGAAGCTAAACATCTTATTGCTCAACGTGTAGGTAATCAGTATATAATACCTACGATTTCCGTATGGAACTCTGTAGATGATATTGACCTTGATAGGTTGCCTAATCAATTCGTTTTGAAATGTACACATGATAGTGGAGGCATCGTTATTTGTAAAGATAAATCAACACTTGATTGGGAAGCAGCAAAAGCTAAATTAAGAACATTCTTAAAACGGGATTATTCACGTATTGCTAGAGAGTGGCCTTATAAGAATGTTCCTCGACGTATTATCGGAGAGGAATATTTGTCGGAATTAGGTAGCAATGACATATTAGATTATAAGATGTATTGCTTTCATGGTGAACCAAAGTTAACAGTAGTATGTTCTAATCGTTTTTCTAAAACAGGAACGCGTATGAACTTCTATGATATCGATTGGAATCCTATGGGAATTCATTTTGGACATTATCCACCGTTACCTACAGAGTTTCCAAAGCCAGATACATATGGTGAAATGCAACAGGTTGCGATGGAGCTTAGCAAAGGGTGTCCATTTTTGCGTGTTGATTTTTATGAAATTAAAGGGCATATATTTATTGGAGAATTAACATTTTTTCCTGGTGCTGGATTTGAAAGATTTCGTCCTATGTCAAAGGATTATGAATTAGGAGAGTGGTTACATCTTGAGAATGTACATCGGGGCTGA
- a CDS encoding O-antigen ligase family protein, protein MKLNITALADRMIWFITLIFLVLSLTISFALGEANYGAYVLFVCLFGLIIFYLIREQGVIKLRLNWMHGYMLLFIGACYLSAINATDTAVAMSRSFDMVKIFFMLIILYMCYQDKKSVDTLLKIGMWTGYIVCFYTVYFYGLDYFITVLSSSARIANDALNANTVGLLGANAIVMTLYYMLYDRPRWWHIIALPTLGILAATGSRKALVFVGVGTVLLFIFKSFRSANAVNSIVKVIGSLLGLTIIGIAVLQLPMFSEVLDRMSNMMEAFTGTGGDSSTIIRLALVDIGWDLFYQSPITGVGINNPSVYTFFVYGKDNYYLHNNYIELLAGTGVIGLIAYYSMYLYVAYNLIRYRDIHSNEYIMVLILFLSQIVMDMGMVSYESKSTYFYMMLFYLEVQILRKGRKHEVQQTV, encoded by the coding sequence TTGAAGTTAAATATTACGGCTCTTGCTGATCGCATGATATGGTTCATAACTCTAATCTTTTTAGTGTTGTCGTTGACCATTTCCTTTGCCCTTGGCGAAGCGAACTATGGTGCGTATGTATTGTTTGTATGCTTATTTGGGCTCATTATTTTTTATCTAATAAGAGAGCAAGGTGTTATTAAACTACGGCTTAATTGGATGCATGGTTATATGCTACTCTTTATTGGAGCTTGTTATTTGAGTGCGATTAATGCCACAGATACAGCTGTGGCGATGAGTCGAAGTTTTGATATGGTCAAGATATTTTTTATGCTCATCATTTTATACATGTGTTATCAAGATAAGAAATCGGTGGATACATTATTAAAGATTGGCATGTGGACAGGCTATATAGTTTGTTTCTATACTGTTTATTTCTACGGTTTAGATTATTTTATTACTGTTTTATCATCCTCAGCGCGTATTGCTAATGATGCATTGAATGCGAATACGGTAGGGCTATTGGGGGCCAATGCTATTGTTATGACCTTGTATTATATGCTATACGATCGACCTCGTTGGTGGCATATTATTGCATTACCAACACTTGGTATTTTAGCGGCTACAGGTAGTCGTAAGGCCTTAGTTTTTGTTGGTGTTGGTACAGTATTACTCTTTATTTTTAAAAGTTTTCGTAGTGCTAATGCGGTCAATTCTATTGTAAAAGTTATTGGTTCCTTATTAGGTCTTACCATTATAGGTATTGCGGTCTTGCAATTGCCGATGTTCTCTGAAGTATTAGACCGAATGTCTAACATGATGGAAGCCTTTACAGGCACAGGGGGGGACTCATCCACTATTATTCGTTTAGCTTTGGTAGATATTGGATGGGACTTATTTTATCAATCTCCCATAACTGGTGTAGGTATCAATAATCCATCTGTATATACTTTTTTCGTGTATGGTAAAGATAATTACTACTTGCATAATAATTATATTGAGTTATTAGCTGGCACGGGTGTTATTGGTTTAATAGCATATTATTCAATGTATCTATATGTAGCATATAATTTAATTCGCTATCGCGATATACATAGTAATGAATATATAATGGTACTTATTTTATTCCTTTCACAAATTGTTATGGATATGGGTATGGTTTCTTATGAAAGTAAGAGTACCTATTTTTATATGATGTTGTTTTATTTAGAGGTACAAATTCTTCGGAAAGGACGTAAACATGAAGTTCAGCAAACTGTTTAG
- a CDS encoding IspD/TarI family cytidylyltransferase, producing the protein MKRIAVIFAGGVGARMKNSKTPKQFLEWNGRPILIQTLDVFEQTKTIDGIVLACKVEWIDHTKQLIEKAGLQKVLSIVPGGESALESQYNGLVEAKRLFPDDAVTVLIHDGVRPLVDNSTIERNIESVESKGSAITVTPAIETVMVTQNGSINRILNRNECLMAKAPQSFRLDDIISVHNRAKDEGIHDFIDSASMMMHYGYTLYPVLGETENIKITTPSDYYMFTGIIKNRELGGLKDE; encoded by the coding sequence ATGAAACGAATAGCAGTAATCTTTGCGGGTGGCGTAGGTGCTCGTATGAAAAACAGTAAGACGCCAAAACAATTTTTAGAATGGAACGGTAGACCGATTTTGATTCAAACCTTAGATGTATTTGAACAAACGAAGACTATTGATGGGATTGTTCTTGCCTGTAAAGTAGAATGGATTGATCATACTAAACAACTCATAGAAAAGGCGGGGTTACAAAAGGTATTATCCATTGTGCCTGGTGGTGAAAGTGCTTTGGAATCCCAATATAATGGGCTAGTAGAGGCTAAGCGTTTATTCCCTGATGACGCGGTGACTGTATTGATTCATGATGGGGTTCGTCCACTTGTAGATAACTCTACCATAGAGAGAAACATAGAATCTGTTGAGTCAAAGGGTTCTGCCATTACTGTTACTCCAGCTATCGAAACGGTTATGGTTACCCAAAATGGTTCTATTAACCGCATTTTAAATCGTAATGAATGTCTTATGGCTAAAGCTCCGCAGAGTTTTAGATTGGATGATATTATATCAGTTCATAATCGTGCAAAAGATGAGGGCATTCATGACTTTATTGATTCCGCATCGATGATGATGCACTATGGTTATACTTTATACCCTGTGTTAGGGGAAACTGAAAATATAAAGATTACAACTCCATCTGATTATTATATGTTCACAGGGATTATTAAAAATCGTGAGCTAGGAGGATTAAAAGATGAGTAA
- a CDS encoding glycosyltransferase, translating to MKKEIIIVTISLGNDGAERILTELARQWVHDGHHITVIQTSPNRYGNEYALEESIEQIEIHTTSSNKVIRFMQEIKELIKILKTRPNATCLSFLSASSFILAISSWFIKNRIVFSERNNPRKVPIGWHQQALRNFAFRFADALVFQTEDARSYFPKSVQNRGVIIPNPINGKLPPPIEGEREKTIVTACRLHPQKNLPMMINAFSMLADEFPEYKLVIYGQGVLEDELRAQIKSLNLEDRVLLPGFASNILDKVAPCSMFVSSSDFEGISNSMLEALGMGLPAVVTDCPVGGARMVIKSGENGILVPVGDTQAMYEAMRSILKDPALAAKLSQEAIKVRDEFPLWKIAKHWLEVL from the coding sequence ATGAAAAAGGAAATAATAATTGTCACCATCTCCCTTGGTAACGATGGGGCTGAACGAATCTTAACAGAGTTGGCTCGTCAGTGGGTACATGATGGTCATCATATTACAGTTATCCAAACAAGCCCTAATCGATATGGTAATGAATATGCGTTAGAGGAAAGTATTGAACAAATTGAAATTCATACTACAAGCTCTAATAAAGTCATTCGCTTTATGCAAGAAATAAAAGAACTAATCAAAATCTTAAAGACTAGACCAAATGCGACATGCTTATCTTTTTTGTCTGCATCTAGTTTTATCTTAGCGATTAGCTCTTGGTTTATAAAAAATCGCATTGTGTTTTCTGAGCGCAATAATCCACGTAAAGTTCCCATTGGTTGGCATCAACAAGCATTGCGCAACTTTGCCTTTAGATTTGCAGATGCACTAGTATTTCAGACGGAAGATGCTCGTTCTTATTTTCCAAAATCTGTGCAAAATCGTGGTGTTATTATCCCCAATCCTATTAATGGTAAATTGCCGCCACCCATAGAAGGGGAACGAGAAAAGACAATCGTTACAGCTTGTCGTTTGCATCCACAAAAGAATTTGCCTATGATGATTAATGCCTTTAGTATGTTGGCAGATGAGTTTCCAGAATATAAACTCGTTATTTATGGTCAAGGTGTATTAGAGGATGAACTACGAGCTCAAATTAAGTCTCTTAATTTAGAAGATCGCGTTTTATTGCCTGGCTTTGCTAGCAATATTTTAGATAAGGTAGCTCCTTGTTCCATGTTTGTATCATCTTCTGATTTTGAAGGCATTTCAAATTCTATGTTGGAAGCATTGGGCATGGGTTTACCGGCAGTAGTCACAGACTGTCCTGTAGGCGGTGCTCGCATGGTAATTAAAAGTGGTGAGAATGGTATCCTTGTGCCTGTAGGTGATACGCAGGCTATGTATGAAGCTATGCGCAGTATATTAAAAGATCCTGCACTAGCAGCTAAGCTTTCACAGGAAGCAATCAAAGTACGCGATGAATTTCCACTATGGAAAATCGCTAAACATTGGTTAGAAGTTTTATGA